Proteins found in one Tsukamurella paurometabola DSM 20162 genomic segment:
- a CDS encoding reverse transcriptase family protein produces MPAVEIARALARAQLRQAIRIAVQLHPEEWNRVELAADLGAVLPAELAEEVARFVIASAPTKPRGAILANLLQDFRVESLLEPEPARETPDRPLVDLAAVAAMLDVTVPELEWFADTGSWLRHSSRPLRHYRVRRMSKPAGGVRVIEAPKPRLCEAQRRILRHVLDAAAPHPAARGFLPGGSVLRYAEPHVGAGSVIRLDLKDCFTTVGASRVRAVFHRLGYPNAVARVLAALCTTETPADELHGLDAWQAATLRFRHLPQGAPTSPTLMNLSLRQLDSRLTGLARAQGARYTRYGDDLAFSGAPDASLIAGVVPKIVAAEGFAVNPRKTRIMRRGSRQELAGLVVNDRAQVPRHEYDALRALLHNAARFGPASQNRDGHDDFRGHVYGRIAWVGQGNRERRERLLALAERVPWE; encoded by the coding sequence GTGCCGGCCGTCGAGATCGCCCGCGCACTGGCCCGCGCACAGCTCCGTCAGGCCATCCGGATCGCGGTCCAGCTCCACCCCGAGGAGTGGAATCGTGTCGAACTCGCCGCCGACCTCGGCGCCGTGCTCCCGGCGGAGCTCGCGGAGGAGGTCGCCCGGTTCGTGATCGCGTCGGCCCCGACGAAGCCGCGCGGCGCCATCCTGGCGAACCTGCTCCAAGACTTCCGGGTCGAGTCCCTTCTCGAACCCGAGCCGGCCCGGGAGACTCCCGACCGCCCGCTCGTCGACCTCGCGGCGGTGGCGGCGATGCTCGACGTGACGGTCCCGGAACTCGAGTGGTTCGCCGACACGGGTAGCTGGCTGCGGCACTCGAGCCGTCCGCTGCGGCACTACCGCGTTCGCCGGATGTCCAAGCCCGCCGGGGGAGTCCGGGTCATCGAGGCGCCTAAGCCGCGGCTGTGCGAGGCGCAACGGCGCATCCTTCGACACGTCCTCGACGCCGCGGCCCCGCATCCGGCGGCTCGCGGGTTCCTGCCCGGCGGTTCGGTCCTGCGCTACGCCGAACCACATGTCGGGGCGGGGTCCGTGATCCGACTCGATCTGAAGGACTGTTTCACGACGGTGGGGGCGAGCAGGGTGCGTGCCGTGTTCCATCGCCTCGGGTATCCGAACGCGGTCGCCCGAGTCCTCGCGGCGCTGTGCACCACCGAGACCCCTGCTGACGAACTGCACGGCCTCGACGCCTGGCAGGCGGCCACCTTGCGCTTCCGGCACCTGCCGCAGGGGGCTCCGACGTCGCCGACTTTGATGAATCTCTCACTGCGGCAGCTTGATTCTCGCCTCACCGGCCTCGCGCGTGCTCAGGGGGCGAGATATACACGATACGGCGACGATCTCGCGTTCTCCGGGGCGCCCGACGCGTCGCTGATCGCCGGCGTGGTGCCGAAGATCGTCGCGGCCGAAGGATTCGCGGTGAACCCGCGAAAGACGCGGATCATGCGACGGGGATCCCGTCAGGAGCTCGCCGGACTGGTGGTCAACGATCGGGCCCAGGTTCCGCGCCACGAGTACGACGCCCTGCGGGCGCTGTTGCACAATGCCGCCCGATTCGGCCCCGCCAGTCAGAACCGCGACGGTCACGACGACTTCCGAGGCCACGTCTACGGCCGGATCGCCTGGGTGGGACAGGGCAATCGCGAGCGCCGCGAGCGGTTGCTCGCCCTGGCGGAGCGGGTTCCATGGGAGTGA
- the polA gene encoding DNA polymerase I has translation MTAANPAQTTPAASADPSEVGKRPVMLLIDGHSMAFRAFFALPLDGGRFRTKSGQPTNAVYGFTSMLIKLLKEEAPGYVAAAFDVSRQTFRAEMYPEYKAQRSSAPDDFRGQVDVVKDVLAAMGIPTMAQEGYEADDIIATMTTRAQEQGFDVLIVTGDRDALQLVNEHVTVLYPRKGVSDLTRFTPEEVDAKYGLTPSQYPDYAALRGDPSDNLPGIPGVGEKTAAKWIREYGSLEGLVENVDKVKGKVGDSLRENLATVQLNRQITEMVKDMALPYEPQDLALQPWNREAIHQLFDDLEFRVLRDRIFTELASSEPEAEEGFEISGGIVAPGTVAEWLAEHASSGERSGLGVVGPDVVVDGDAEAVVIAAPDDEGGYIALETLTPHDEAALGAWLADATRPKAVHEAKWAMHGLESRGWELGGLTSDTAIAAYLVRPGQRSFNLDDLSVRYLHRELRVESAAGDDTQLSLLDDPDDSAAEKAQQQILRARAVVDLAAALDEELEKIESKPLLEEMELPLLRVLGVMEATGIAVDTDHLESLHSDFSDRIRAAEAAAFEEIGEQINLGSPKQLQVILFEKLGLPKTKKTKTGYTTDAAALEALYEKEPHPFLQYLLEHRDATRLKVTVEGLLKAVASDGRIHSTFNQTVAATGRLSSTDPNLQNIPVRTEAGRQIRHAFVAGEGYETLMTADYSQIEMRIMAHLSSDEGLIEAFNTGEDLHNFVGAKAFGVPIDEVTPDMRRRVKAMSYGLAYGLSAFGLAAQLKISRDEAKDQMEAYFARFGGVRDYLQDVVTEATRNEYTETIFGRRRYLPDLTSTNRMRRESAERMALNAPIQGSAADIIKVAMINLDKQIRAAGLTSRMLLQVHDELVLEVAAGERDELEKLVRDTMGTAAELSVPLEVSVGYGRSWDDAAH, from the coding sequence GTGACTGCAGCGAACCCGGCCCAGACGACCCCCGCCGCCTCCGCAGACCCGTCGGAGGTGGGGAAGCGGCCGGTGATGCTGCTCATCGACGGGCACTCGATGGCCTTCCGCGCCTTCTTCGCGCTACCGCTGGACGGCGGACGGTTCCGCACCAAGTCCGGGCAGCCCACCAACGCGGTGTACGGCTTCACCTCGATGCTGATCAAGCTCCTCAAGGAGGAGGCCCCCGGCTATGTGGCGGCCGCCTTCGACGTCTCCCGGCAGACCTTCCGGGCCGAGATGTACCCGGAGTACAAGGCGCAGCGTTCCTCGGCCCCGGATGATTTCCGCGGCCAGGTCGACGTGGTCAAGGACGTGCTCGCAGCGATGGGCATCCCCACCATGGCGCAGGAGGGGTACGAGGCGGACGACATCATCGCCACGATGACCACCCGAGCTCAGGAGCAGGGGTTCGACGTACTCATCGTGACCGGCGACCGTGACGCCCTACAGCTGGTCAACGAGCACGTCACCGTGCTCTACCCGCGCAAGGGCGTCTCCGATCTCACCCGGTTCACCCCGGAGGAGGTCGATGCGAAGTACGGTCTCACCCCGTCCCAGTACCCCGATTACGCGGCGCTGCGCGGCGACCCGTCGGACAACCTGCCCGGTATTCCCGGCGTGGGCGAGAAGACTGCGGCCAAGTGGATCCGCGAGTACGGCAGCCTGGAGGGACTGGTCGAGAACGTCGACAAGGTGAAAGGCAAGGTGGGGGACTCGCTCCGCGAGAACCTGGCCACCGTACAGCTCAATCGGCAGATCACCGAGATGGTCAAAGACATGGCGCTGCCCTATGAGCCGCAGGATCTTGCGCTGCAACCCTGGAACCGCGAGGCCATTCACCAGCTCTTCGACGACCTCGAGTTCCGGGTGCTGCGCGACCGGATCTTCACCGAACTCGCCTCCTCCGAGCCGGAAGCCGAGGAGGGCTTCGAGATCTCCGGCGGCATCGTCGCGCCGGGTACGGTCGCCGAATGGCTCGCCGAACACGCGTCGTCGGGCGAGCGGTCCGGGCTCGGTGTCGTGGGCCCGGACGTGGTGGTCGACGGTGACGCCGAGGCCGTCGTGATCGCCGCGCCCGACGACGAGGGCGGCTACATCGCGCTGGAGACGCTCACACCGCACGACGAGGCCGCGCTCGGTGCCTGGCTCGCCGACGCGACCAGGCCCAAGGCCGTGCACGAGGCGAAGTGGGCCATGCACGGGCTGGAGAGCCGCGGATGGGAACTGGGCGGACTCACCTCCGATACCGCCATCGCCGCGTATTTGGTTCGCCCCGGACAGCGCAGCTTCAACCTCGATGATCTCTCGGTGCGGTACCTGCACCGCGAACTGCGGGTCGAATCGGCGGCGGGCGACGACACCCAGTTGTCCCTGCTCGACGATCCCGACGATTCGGCGGCGGAGAAGGCGCAACAGCAGATCCTGCGCGCCCGCGCCGTGGTGGACCTCGCCGCGGCACTCGATGAGGAGCTCGAGAAGATCGAGTCCAAGCCGCTGCTGGAGGAGATGGAACTCCCGCTGCTGCGGGTGTTGGGCGTCATGGAAGCCACCGGCATCGCCGTCGATACCGATCACCTGGAATCGCTGCACAGTGACTTCAGCGACCGTATCCGGGCCGCGGAGGCCGCCGCCTTCGAGGAGATCGGCGAGCAGATCAATCTCGGTTCGCCGAAGCAGCTCCAGGTGATCCTGTTCGAGAAGCTCGGCCTGCCGAAGACCAAGAAGACGAAAACCGGGTACACCACCGACGCGGCCGCGCTGGAGGCGCTGTACGAGAAGGAGCCGCACCCGTTCCTGCAATACCTGCTGGAGCACCGCGATGCGACGCGGCTCAAGGTCACGGTGGAGGGACTGCTCAAGGCGGTGGCCTCGGACGGACGGATCCACTCCACGTTCAACCAGACCGTGGCCGCCACCGGCCGGCTCTCGTCGACCGATCCGAACCTGCAGAACATCCCGGTGCGCACCGAGGCGGGCCGGCAGATCCGGCACGCGTTCGTGGCGGGTGAGGGCTACGAGACGCTGATGACGGCGGACTACAGCCAGATCGAGATGCGGATCATGGCGCATCTGTCGAGCGACGAGGGCCTCATCGAGGCGTTCAACACGGGCGAGGATCTGCACAACTTCGTCGGTGCCAAGGCCTTCGGCGTCCCGATCGACGAGGTGACGCCGGATATGCGGCGCCGGGTCAAGGCGATGTCCTACGGCCTGGCCTACGGCTTGTCGGCATTCGGCCTGGCCGCCCAGCTCAAGATCTCCCGGGACGAGGCCAAGGACCAGATGGAGGCCTACTTCGCCCGATTCGGCGGGGTGCGCGACTACCTCCAGGACGTGGTCACCGAGGCCACCCGCAACGAGTACACCGAGACCATCTTCGGTCGTCGGCGCTACCTGCCCGATCTCACCTCGACCAACCGGATGCGCCGCGAATCCGCGGAACGGATGGCGCTGAACGCGCCGATCCAGGGCAGCGCCGCCGACATCATCAAGGTAGCGATGATCAACCTGGACAAGCAGATCCGTGCTGCCGGCCTGACATCGCGCATGTTGCTCCAGGTGCACGACGAGCTGGTGCTCGAAGTGGCGGCGGGTGAACGGGACGAGCTCGAGAAGCTGGTGCGCGACACCATGGGCACCGCCGCGGAACTGTCGGTGCCACTCGAGGTGTCGGTGGGCTACGGGCGCAGCTGGGACGACGCCGCACACTAG
- a CDS encoding SPFH domain-containing protein, which produces MGIFDKVRGELVDIIEWLEDDRSVMAWRFPRYNNEIKNGAQLIVREGQEALFVYRGQLADRYGPGGYTLVSENMPVMSTLQGWPHGFSSPFRSEVYFVNRRPITDLRWGTPNPVTIRDPDFGMVQVRANGLCVVRVIDSPTFLRQVIGTDSNVDSDEIAELLRRTIATAFSDMLMETGVGAIELQGRQRELSEKLREYVQTRIQGPYGLACEAIEMNISLPDEITQAMTRGVARGVEEKGYYGNVGDMNRFQQGRAADSMLGAATNPGGGAAGDFMSAGMGMAMGQQFSQSFQNQQNAAPNPAGQSAPPPLPGGGQQFHVEQNGHAVGPLPIEELRGTNLTPQTLVWSADMTGWTPAGEVAALRSLFGQTPPPLPPQPSR; this is translated from the coding sequence ATGGGGATCTTCGACAAGGTCCGGGGCGAACTCGTCGACATCATCGAGTGGCTCGAGGACGATCGCTCGGTCATGGCGTGGCGGTTTCCGCGCTACAACAACGAGATCAAGAACGGTGCACAGCTCATCGTCCGCGAGGGCCAGGAGGCGCTGTTCGTCTACCGCGGCCAGCTCGCCGACCGGTACGGCCCCGGCGGCTACACCCTGGTTTCGGAGAACATGCCGGTCATGTCCACGCTGCAGGGCTGGCCGCATGGTTTTTCGAGCCCGTTCCGCAGCGAGGTCTACTTCGTCAACCGTCGGCCGATCACCGATCTGCGGTGGGGCACCCCCAATCCGGTCACCATCCGGGATCCTGATTTCGGCATGGTCCAGGTGCGCGCCAATGGTCTCTGCGTGGTCCGGGTGATCGATTCGCCCACCTTCCTACGACAGGTGATCGGTACCGACTCCAATGTCGACTCGGACGAGATCGCCGAACTGCTGCGCCGCACCATCGCCACCGCATTCTCCGACATGTTGATGGAGACCGGTGTCGGCGCGATCGAACTGCAGGGCCGCCAGCGCGAGCTCTCGGAGAAGCTGCGCGAGTACGTGCAGACCCGGATCCAGGGACCGTACGGCCTCGCCTGTGAGGCGATCGAGATGAACATCTCGCTGCCCGACGAGATCACCCAGGCGATGACGCGTGGCGTCGCCCGTGGTGTCGAGGAGAAGGGGTACTACGGCAACGTCGGCGATATGAACCGATTCCAGCAGGGCCGGGCAGCCGACTCGATGCTGGGCGCCGCGACGAACCCCGGCGGGGGCGCCGCGGGCGACTTCATGTCGGCCGGTATGGGCATGGCGATGGGGCAGCAGTTCAGCCAGAGTTTCCAGAACCAGCAGAACGCCGCCCCGAACCCGGCGGGACAGTCGGCGCCCCCTCCGCTCCCCGGTGGCGGTCAGCAGTTCCATGTCGAGCAGAACGGCCACGCAGTCGGACCGCTGCCCATCGAGGAGTTGCGTGGCACGAACCTCACGCCGCAGACGCTGGTGTGGTCCGCCGATATGACGGGGTGGACGCCGGCGGGTGAGGTTGCGGCGCTGCGGAGCCTGTTCGGTCAGACCCCTCCGCCGCTGCCGCCCCAGCCGAGCCGATGA
- a CDS encoding YegP family protein yields MAGKFEVYEDNSGKFRFRLKAGNGEVVASGQAYATRKGAHDGAAAVTRAVEGAKVVDVDKE; encoded by the coding sequence ATGGCAGGCAAGTTCGAGGTGTACGAGGACAACTCCGGCAAGTTCCGTTTCCGTCTCAAGGCCGGCAACGGTGAGGTCGTGGCCTCGGGCCAGGCGTACGCCACGCGCAAGGGCGCTCACGACGGTGCCGCGGCCGTCACCCGCGCCGTCGAGGGCGCGAAGGTGGTCGACGTCGACAAGGAGTGA